The genomic stretch GAGACTTCGGTCACATCTGGATAGCCGGCAGGCTAAAAGCCGGCACAGGTTTTTTCTTCGACGAAAAATTTTTCCAAAAGATGCTTTCCTTGACGAGAGAAAAAAGGGGCCGCCCGCAGCAGGTTGGCCCCTTTTTTGCATTCTACCGGTAGTCGCGGTTGACGAACTTGGTAAATTCCTTCAAAAAGCCCAGCTCCACCGAGCCGACGGGGCCGTTCCGGTGCTTGGCGATGATGATCTCGGCGATGCCTTTCTTCTCCGTATCCGGTATGTAATACTCCTCGCGGTAGATGAACATGACCATGTCCGCGTCTTGTTCAAGGGCGCCCGATTCGCGCAGGTGGCTCAGGTTCGGCTTCTTGTCCGTCGTCTGTTCCACCGATCGGGAGAGCTGGGAGAGGGCTACGACCGGCACGTTCAGTTCGCGAGCCAAGGCTTTTAAAGAGCGAGAGATCTCGGAGATCTCCTGCTGCCGGTTTTCCGAGCGCCGGCTGCCGCCGCCCTGCATCAACTGCAGGTAGTCGATGACGACGAGCCCCAGGTTTTTTTCCGTCTTCAACCGCCGGCACTTGGCCCGCATCTCCATGACGGTGATGCCCGGTGTGTCGTCGATGTAGATGGGCGCATCGGACAGAGGGGTGATGGCATTGGTCAGCGTGTCCCAGTCCTGTTCGGTCAAGGCACCGGTGCGCAAGCGCTGCTGGTCGATGAGCGCCTCCGAGGCGAGCATCCGCTGGACCAGTTGTTCCCGCGACATTTCCAGGCTGAAGACGGCGACGGCCACCTTGTCCCGGACGGCGGCGTTCTGGGCGATATTCAGGCAGAAGGCCGTCTTCCCCATGGCGGGGCGGGCGGCGACGATGATCAGGTCCGAGGGCTGCAAGCCCGAGGTCATCCGGTCCAGATCGCGGAAATGGGTGGCCACGCCGGTCACATCGCCTTTGCGGTTGTAAAGGTGCTCGATGTGGTCCAAGGTGGCCACGAGCACGTCCCGCAAAGGGACCATGCCATCACGGGCCTGGCGCTGGGCGATGTCCAAAAAGGCCTGCTCCGCCTCGTCGAGCAGTCGGTCCACTTCTTCGGTGGCTTCATAGCCCTTCTGGGCGATCTTCGTGGAGGCGCGGATGATCTGGCGGAGCAGGGATTTTTCCGCAACAATCTTGGCGTAGTGCTCTACGTTGGCGGCCGTCGGTACCACGTTCCCCAGTTCGATGAGATAGGGGATGCTGCCGACGCGCTCCAGGTTCCCCGTCTGCCGGAGTTCTTCCGTCAATGTGACCAGGTCGACGGCCTCCCCCCGCTGGGAGAGGGTCACCAGCGTCCGAAAGATGGTCTGGTGGGCTTCCTTGTAGAAGTCCTCCGGCTTTAAGAGCTCTGTCGCCTTGTACACAGCGTCGGCGTCGAGGAGCATGGCGCCCAGCACCGACTGTTCAGCTTCGATGTTTTGAGGAGGTAGGCGGTCAAAAAGACTGCTCATGGCGTTTGTATGTACTCCCTCCGCGCGCAAACGGTAGAACGAAGCCTAGCTTGCGTCGGCAAGCCATGGGAAAATAAGCGGACAAACCCGGGCCTTTTCCACCCGGGTCTTTCATTTAGGACGCCTGTTCTGCCGAGGCGATCGCCGGAACTGCCTCGATCAGCGCCAAAGCCTCGTCCACTGTCTCCACCGGGATCACCTCGATGCCGGTCAAATCGGAAGGGACGTCCTTCTCGTTTTCCTTCGGGATGAGCACGCGGCGGATACCGGCCTGGCGGGCGCCGTAGATCTTTTCAAAAATCCCGCCGACGGCTTTGACGCCGCCGCGCAAGGAGATCTCGCCGGTGACGGCCACGTCCTGCCAGAGGGGGATCTCCTGGATGGCCGAGTAGACGGAAAGGAAGATCGCCAGACCGGCAGAGGGACCGTCGATGTTCCCGCCGCCGACGACGTTGACGTGGAGGTCAAAGTCGGCCAGTTCCTTGCCGGCCAGGCGGCGGAAGACGGAAGCGGCATTGAAGAGGGAATCTTTGGCCATGCTGCCGGCCGTGTCGTTGAAGCGGATGTGACCCTTGCCCTCGCCGCTGGCGGGGAAGGCGACCGCTTCGATCTCCAAGACGGAACCGACGAAACCGGCGACGCCGAGGCCGAAGATGCGGCCCGTTTCCGCCTTATGCTCCCCCTTCCGAGTCACGTAGGGGCTGAGGCGGGCAGTGCGCAGCACCTCGAGGACGTCGTCGCAGGTGACCGCGATGGGCGCCGCTTTGGCGCTTGTCGCTTTTTGGGCCGCCTCCGCCTCTTCGCGGCGGAAGAGGGCCAAGCCGTAGGCGTCAGCCAGGAGGTTGACGGCCTTGCGGCCTTCGATGGTGTATTCGGCGATTAGATCGGCCACGCCTGCTTCGAGGCTGACCTCGAGGCGCTGGCCGGCGTTTTCGATGATGTCCTTGATATCGGCCGGGGTGAGAGGTTCGAAGAAGATCTCGGCGCAACGGGAGCGCAGGGCCGGGTTGATCTCGCCGGGGCTGCGCGTGGTGGCACCGATGAGGATGAAGTCGGCCGGGGCGCCCTCGTCGAAGATCTTTTTGATCCACTGCGGCACGTTGGGGTCGAGGGGGTCGTAGTAGGCCGAGTCAAAGCTGACGCGCTTGTCTTCAAGCACCTTGAGCAGCTTGTTCAGCAGCATGGGGTCCATCTCGCCGATCTCGTCGATGAAGAGGACGCCGCCGTGGGCCTCGCTGACCAGGCCCAGTTTCGGCTCGGGGATGCCCGTGTCGGCCAGATCGCGGCGAGCGCCCTGGTAGATCGGGTCATGGACGGAGCCCAGGAGCGGGTTGGTCACCTCGCGGGGGTCCCAGCGCAGGGTAGTGCCATCGACCTCGACGAAGGGGGCCTCGTCCGGGAAGGGGGTGACGGTGCGGCCTTTGGCGGCCTGAAAGGCCAAGCGTGCCGCCGTCGTTTTGCCGACGCCGGGCGGTCCGTAACAGAGGATGTGCTGGGGATAGGGCGAGGCCAGCTTGGAGAGGATGGCCTGAACGGCCCGCTCCTGGCCCACCACCTCGTTCAACTGCCGAGGCCTGAGCATCTCCATGGCCGAACGGGCCAGGGAGACGCTGTTCATCTTCTCCAACTGGGCCAGGCGCTTGAGCGTCTGGGCGTTCTCCGGTCCGCCGCTCTCCTTCAGCACCTGCAGCTTGATCTCGCGCATATACTCCTCGTGGCGCTCTTGCATCTTGTCGGCGACGAGCTTTTCCAGCTTGTCCTCGACGGAGCGCCGGGCGATGATGCCGGCGATCTCCTCTTCGATCTCGTTGAGGATTTCGGGGATCTCCTTGGCCGTCGGCGGCTTCTGTGGCGCCGGTCCCTGCAGGACGAGGCGCTGCAAGGCCCAGACGCGCTCCGCCAATTGGTTGGAGCGCATCAGCGGCAGGATCTCCAGCTTGCTCGCCCGCAGCACCAGCTTGTCGGCGCCGTAGATGTCGGAAAGGGCGCCGAAGAGCGCATCCACCTGGCGGGCCAGCAAATCCTCATCGGATCGACGGCTGAGCAACTGGCTCAGCCGCGTCCGGTTCAAAGTCTCCATGATTTTTTTCATGAATCGTGTTGTTGCTCCTTCCTGCGGAAAAAACCTCCCGGGCCGACCCGTAAGGCCGTCGGGGAACGGCGGCGCAGGGAAAATGGGATGAGGCCACAGGATAGTTATTCGCTGACGACCTCGACTTTTAGTTCCGCAGAAACGGCAGGGTGAATTTTAACGGTGATGGGGTAATGGCCCAGCGTTTTGATCGGTTGCTTCAATTCGTATTTGCGCTTGTCCACCTTGAGGCCGAATTGTTTTTCTACCGTCTCGGCGATCTCCTTATTCGTCACAGCGCCAAAGAGGCGGCCACCTTCACCGGCTTTAGAGCGGACCTTGACGGTGATGCCGGAGAGCTTGGCGCCCAGTTCCTTGGCGTCCATCAGTTCCTGCTCTTTTTTCTTCGCCTCGTTGGCTTTCAACCGTTCCAGGTTTTTCAAGTTCGCCGGCGTCGCCTCAATGGCGAGGCCCCGCGGCAACACATAGTTGCGGCCATATCCTTCGGCGATATCGACGATGTCGCCTTTTTTGCCCAGGTTTTTCACATCTTGCTGCAAGATGACCTTCATGTTGTACCTCCTCAAAAATCTTACTGGAAAACCTTTGCGCATCCCAGCGTTCGCGGCAATAGATCAGTCCCATTTTAACTGTATCGCATCTGTGTGCCCATCGCTAGAGGGCATCCCTTTCGGTATCTGTCATCGGCCGCATCACAGGGCTTCTCGGTTCGGCTGCCTGCACATTCATTGCTCGCTCCTAGCGCCTGCCCCCGGCGGGGTCTGGATGCTCCGCCTTTTGTTCGCGCTCAGCGAGGGCTTTTTGCTCTTTTTGCTGTTCCAGGTACTCGCCGATGGCGGTCAGGAGTTTTTCCTTCGCCTCAGACAGGCTGAGCCCTGCCAGCTGAGCGCCGGCGATGGTCAGATGGCCGCCGCCGCCGAGCCGCTCCAGGATGGCATGGACGTTGATGTCTCCCTGGGAACGGGCCGAAACGGCCGTCCCCTTCGGATAGGGCCGCAGGACAAAAGAAGCTTGGATCCCTTCGACCTCCAGCAGCTCATCAGCCGCCTGGGCCGAGATGACCGTTGCCCTTGGCACCGCTTCCTCCTGAACGCCGATGGCGATATGGCCGAAGTGAACCTCGGCGCCGCCGATGATGGCCGCCCGGCGGACAACCGTCTCCATGGAGTCGCGCAGGAGCGACTGCACCAGCTGCGGGTCGGCGCCGGAGCGCCGCAGGTAAGAGGCGGCCTCATAAGTCCTCGCCCCGGTCATGAAAACAAAGTGCTTTGTATCGACGGTGATGCCGGCCAGCAGCGCCGAAGCGGCGATCTTGCCCAGTTCCAGGTCTTCTTTGAGATACTGGAGGATCTCGGCCACCAGCTCACAGGTGGACGATGCGTAGGCCTCCAGGTAGACGAGGCTGTTTTTGTCGATAAACTCCTCGCCCCGCCGGTGATGGTCGATGATGACGATCTCCCCGGCTCGATCGAGGAGGGTGCGGTCCGGCAGCAGGGATGGTTTGTGGGTGTCTACGACAACCAGCAGCGTCCGCGCGGTCACATGATCCGGCGCCGCCTCCACACTGACGAGGGTTTTGGCCAGGTCTGCGTTGGCCTGCACATAAGGCATCAGCCGATCGAGGGCCCCACCGCGGGTGTCGAGGATGACCGAGACCGGTTTGCCGAGGGCGGCGACGGCGCGGGAGAGGCCGAGGGCGGCGCCGGCAGCGTCCAGATCGGCATATTCATGGCCGAGGATGACCACGTTGTCGGCGGCCAGGATCAGGTTGCGCAGCGATTTGGCCACCACGCGGGCGCGCACACGGGTGCGCTTTTCGACGGCTTCCGTATTGCCGCCGTAGAAGTAGACCCGATCGGCCGACTTGACGACCACCTGATCGCCGCCCCGCTCCATGGCCAGGTCGACGCCGGTGCGGGCCAGCCGGCCCAGGTCGGCCATCGACTCCTCGCCGACACCGAGTCCGACGCTGAGGGTGACGGCGATGCGGTTTTCTAAGCGGATCGAACGGATGCGGTCGAGGATATCGAAGTTATGGGCTTGGCAGAGCCGCAAACCTGAACCGGTCATGAGCAGCACATAGCGGTCCTCCGCCACCTTGCGGATAAAGGCCTCAACACCCAAGGCCCACTCATTGAGCAGTTTGTCGATCTCGGCGGTCAGGGCGAATTTGTTCTCGTCTTCCAGCGGCGCCACAGCCTCATCGAAATTATCGATGATGCAAAGGCCGATAACAGGTCCGTCCTCCCGGGCCGCCCGCTGTTCATAGTCGGTCACATCGTCGAAGGCGAGCAACCGCCGGCCCTCTTCCGGGCCGATGCGCAGGGTAACCTTGATCTGCCGGTCCCGAATGACGAGACGGCTGGCAGCCAGTTCCGAAAAAGCGGAGTTTTTCTTAAAGTGCAGTTCCGGCAGGTGGCTGCGAAGCTTCCCCTTGAAGCGATACCCTTCGCGACCGAGCATGCGGGCGAACTCGGGGTTGTGCCACAGGAGGGCGCCGTTGCTGTCGATGTAGACGAGCCCCAAGGGCAGATGGGCCAGCAGGTTGGCCCCCGACGCTTCGAACTGTTCCTGGAGGCGGCTGAATTGTTCTTCCGCCTGCTGCCGCCAGCGATAGGCCGACTCAATGACGAAAAAGAGCACGGCCACCAGAAGCGCCGCCACCGCCCCTGCGGCACCGCGATGGACCGGCGCGAGAACGGCGACAAGCAACCCGGCGCCGATCACAGCCGGAAGGGCCAGCAACCAAAAGGAGAAGCGCCTTTTCATACCGAGAAGCACAGCCTCTTCCCCCATTCGGCGCGTCATGCGCCCTGGAATTTGTCCATCTTAGCGCGGTAATCGAAGACCAGATCGAAAAGGCCTACAGTGGCGATAAAGGTGAGCGCTAACGTGGGGAACAGAAAAATCAACACAGCCACGATAGAGAGGACGAAGGGCGACAGGACATATTTGTTGAGCAGATAGGCAACGACGGAGAAGCCGAGGACGAGCAGAATGGGGTAGCAGATATAGAGGAGGTTGAGCCCCACCGTCCCCAACAGCGGGATCTGCCAGTAGTCGCCGGCCAAGGCGGCGGCAAGGCCGGCGATGACCACCCAGACCGCCTCCCAAGGGAGCCTCCACTCCCGAAAGGGGCGCTGCGCGGTGATCGGCTGACCGATGCGCCGGAGCATCCAGCGGGAGAGGAGCAGGTTCGTCGCCGCCGTCATCATGGCGTAACTGACAAAGAGGCTCGGGAACATCAGCTTCAGGAACTGGATGATCGCAGCAAACTGGGCGCGCATGCTCTCTTCGGTGATGCCCTGCTCGCCATACTTCGCCAAGAGCCCGGCGCTGCGGTACATCTCGATGACGGCGTTGACCGTCGCGTCCGCTTGCCGGAGCAGCGTCTCCACCGTCAGACCGGTCAGGACAAAGAAAAGGGCCAGAAAAGCCGCGAAGGACAGGGCGACCGTGAGCACGCCGGCCAGGAAAGCCCGGATTGTCGACCAGCCGTAACGAAAGGCGATCCCGTAGACGATCCCCAGGCCGCCGAACTGGATCAACAGGATCAGCGCCGTCGAAAAACCGGCGGTCAAGGCGATGACCACGGTAGCCGCCGCCAGGGTCAACACCCCGACCGTCCAGCCGTTCCGTACGATGGCGACGACAATGGGGATAGTCCAGATCAGATTGGTCACCAGGGACAGAGGGACAATGAACACGCCCAAAAGGGCCAACACGGCCGTCAAGGCAGCCAGCATTGCCCCCTCCATCATTCCTCGAATTGGCATTCTCTCACCTCAATCAAAACAATTCGGGGATGGAACAGCAATTTCCTGCCCCATTGTGAAACAAAAAGGGGAGCCGATGCGCTCCCCCACCATTTCACCTGTGTATAGCAGTATTTTGCCACAGAAAACCGCGCCCTACGCGGTTCCATGTCCTCTGACGGAACAAATATTACAGGATAACCCCGCCCAATCCGAATAGACGCGGTCCTTTCCATCTATGTCGGTTTTTAGAAAGGCAGATCGTCTTCCCCGGGCGGGTCGGGGAAAGAAATTTCGCTGCCGCCGTAGCCGCCGGAGGGCGCACCAAAACCGGAAGCGCCGCTGCCATAGCCACCGCCACCGACCGGACCGCCATAACCGGCGCTGGACCCGGCGCCCATGCCCGACCCGGCACCCATGCCGGCACCGGCAGCAGCGCCGCCCTGGCCTTCGCCCCGTTCCAGGAAGCGCACCGTATCAGCGACGACTTCCACGACGGATCGCTTCTGACCGGACTGCTGGTCCGTCCAAGAGCGGGTCTGCAGGCGGCCGTCGACGGCGACGAGCCGGCCCTTATGTAGGTACTGGGAGCAGGTGATCGCCTGCTGGTTCCAGACGTTGATGGTAAACCAATCGGTGATTTTTTCCGCGCCGGCCTGGCGCTGGCTCGAAGACTGGGGCCGGTCGACGGCGATGCTGAAGGAACAGACAGGGATGCCGCTGTTGGTATGGCGCAGTTCCGGATCTCTGCCGAGGCGGCCAATGAGGATCACCCGGTTTAACATGACAATTTCTCCTTTTCATGCCATTTATTTGAAGTTTATCATGGAATTCGCGTCCGATCAACGGGCTTCCGCAAATTCCACCGCGATCATTGGCTATACGTTAAAACGGAAGTGTACCACATCGCCGTCTTTCATCACATACTCCTTGCCTTCGAGCCGTTGCAACCCTTTTTCGCGGGCCGCCGTCTGGCTGCCGCAGGCCACCAAATCGTCATAAGCCGTCACCTCGGCCCGGATGAAGCCCCGCTCAAAATCGGTGTGGATGACGCCGGCCGCCTGGGGCGCTTTCGTCCCCCGGGGGATCGTCCAGGCACGGACCTCCTGGACGCCGGCGGTGAAGTAGGTGATCAGACCGAGCAGGGCGTAGGTTTCCCGGATCAGCCGATCAAGGCCGGACTCTTTCAGTCCCAGATCCTTCAGAAAAAGGGCACGCTCCTCCGGATCGGTCAGTTCGGCGATCTCGGCTTCGATCTTGGCGCAGATGACGACGACGCCGGCGCCTTCCCGGTCGGCCCTGGCGCGCACATCTTGGACGAGGGGATTGTCGGCTTTGCCGAGATCGTCCTCAGAAACGTTGGCCACATAGAGGACCGGCTTGCTCGTCAGCAAAAACTGGTTGCGGACGATCTCCGCCTCTTCCGGCGTCCAGTCGATGGAACGGGCCGGCTTTCCATCCTCGAAGGCGTCACGCAGCCGCTGCAGCACAGCCAACTCTTGCTGGGCCTTTTTATCGCCTGACTTGAGCATCTTCTGCACCCGATCCAGGCGGCGCTCCACCGCCTCCAGGTCGGAGAGGATCAATTCCAATTCGATCGTGTCGATGTCGCGCAGTGGCGACACCTTGCCATCGACATGGGTCACATCGGGATCGGCAAAACAGCGGACCACATGAATCACGGCATCCACTTCGCGGATGTGGGACAGGAACTTGTTGCCAAGCCCTTCTCCCTTCGATGCCCCCCGGACGAGGCCGGCAATATCCACAAACCGCACGACGGCGGGAACCACCCGGTTCGGTTTGACCATCTCCGTCAGCTTGTCCAACCGGGGATCGGGGACCTCCACCACGCCCACGTTCGGTTCGATGGTGCAAAAGGGATAATTGGCGGCTTCCGCGCCCGCCTTGGTGATAGCATTGAACAGGGTGGATTTGCCCACGTTGGGCAACCCGACGATACCCGCCTGGACCGGCACAACGAATCAACTCCTGATGGTATTTTACACTTTGCCATCGTTTAGTTTAGACCAAGGCTCCGGGGAATGCAAGGACCCGGGTCTGGCCTGAGCGGCAAAAGTGTGCGGCAGCGGCAAGCGCCGCTGTCGCCGGTTGATCGCC from Heliomicrobium modesticaldum Ice1 encodes the following:
- the rplI gene encoding 50S ribosomal protein L9, with translation MKVILQQDVKNLGKKGDIVDIAEGYGRNYVLPRGLAIEATPANLKNLERLKANEAKKKEQELMDAKELGAKLSGITVKVRSKAGEGGRLFGAVTNKEIAETVEKQFGLKVDKRKYELKQPIKTLGHYPITVKIHPAVSAELKVEVVSE
- a CDS encoding single-stranded DNA-binding protein; this encodes MLNRVILIGRLGRDPELRHTNSGIPVCSFSIAVDRPQSSSQRQAGAEKITDWFTINVWNQQAITCSQYLHKGRLVAVDGRLQTRSWTDQQSGQKRSVVEVVADTVRFLERGEGQGGAAAGAGMGAGSGMGAGSSAGYGGPVGGGGYGSGASGFGAPSGGYGGSEISFPDPPGEDDLPF
- the dnaB gene encoding replicative DNA helicase — translated: MSSLFDRLPPQNIEAEQSVLGAMLLDADAVYKATELLKPEDFYKEAHQTIFRTLVTLSQRGEAVDLVTLTEELRQTGNLERVGSIPYLIELGNVVPTAANVEHYAKIVAEKSLLRQIIRASTKIAQKGYEATEEVDRLLDEAEQAFLDIAQRQARDGMVPLRDVLVATLDHIEHLYNRKGDVTGVATHFRDLDRMTSGLQPSDLIIVAARPAMGKTAFCLNIAQNAAVRDKVAVAVFSLEMSREQLVQRMLASEALIDQQRLRTGALTEQDWDTLTNAITPLSDAPIYIDDTPGITVMEMRAKCRRLKTEKNLGLVVIDYLQLMQGGGSRRSENRQQEISEISRSLKALARELNVPVVALSQLSRSVEQTTDKKPNLSHLRESGALEQDADMVMFIYREEYYIPDTEKKGIAEIIIAKHRNGPVGSVELGFLKEFTKFVNRDYR
- the ychF gene encoding redox-regulated ATPase YchF — its product is MPVQAGIVGLPNVGKSTLFNAITKAGAEAANYPFCTIEPNVGVVEVPDPRLDKLTEMVKPNRVVPAVVRFVDIAGLVRGASKGEGLGNKFLSHIREVDAVIHVVRCFADPDVTHVDGKVSPLRDIDTIELELILSDLEAVERRLDRVQKMLKSGDKKAQQELAVLQRLRDAFEDGKPARSIDWTPEEAEIVRNQFLLTSKPVLYVANVSEDDLGKADNPLVQDVRARADREGAGVVVICAKIEAEIAELTDPEERALFLKDLGLKESGLDRLIRETYALLGLITYFTAGVQEVRAWTIPRGTKAPQAAGVIHTDFERGFIRAEVTAYDDLVACGSQTAAREKGLQRLEGKEYVMKDGDVVHFRFNV
- a CDS encoding YybS family protein codes for the protein MPIRGMMEGAMLAALTAVLALLGVFIVPLSLVTNLIWTIPIVVAIVRNGWTVGVLTLAAATVVIALTAGFSTALILLIQFGGLGIVYGIAFRYGWSTIRAFLAGVLTVALSFAAFLALFFVLTGLTVETLLRQADATVNAVIEMYRSAGLLAKYGEQGITEESMRAQFAAIIQFLKLMFPSLFVSYAMMTAATNLLLSRWMLRRIGQPITAQRPFREWRLPWEAVWVVIAGLAAALAGDYWQIPLLGTVGLNLLYICYPILLVLGFSVVAYLLNKYVLSPFVLSIVAVLIFLFPTLALTFIATVGLFDLVFDYRAKMDKFQGA
- the lonC gene encoding Lon family ATP-dependent protease; this translates as MKKIMETLNRTRLSQLLSRRSDEDLLARQVDALFGALSDIYGADKLVLRASKLEILPLMRSNQLAERVWALQRLVLQGPAPQKPPTAKEIPEILNEIEEEIAGIIARRSVEDKLEKLVADKMQERHEEYMREIKLQVLKESGGPENAQTLKRLAQLEKMNSVSLARSAMEMLRPRQLNEVVGQERAVQAILSKLASPYPQHILCYGPPGVGKTTAARLAFQAAKGRTVTPFPDEAPFVEVDGTTLRWDPREVTNPLLGSVHDPIYQGARRDLADTGIPEPKLGLVSEAHGGVLFIDEIGEMDPMLLNKLLKVLEDKRVSFDSAYYDPLDPNVPQWIKKIFDEGAPADFILIGATTRSPGEINPALRSRCAEIFFEPLTPADIKDIIENAGQRLEVSLEAGVADLIAEYTIEGRKAVNLLADAYGLALFRREEAEAAQKATSAKAAPIAVTCDDVLEVLRTARLSPYVTRKGEHKAETGRIFGLGVAGFVGSVLEIEAVAFPASGEGKGHIRFNDTAGSMAKDSLFNAASVFRRLAGKELADFDLHVNVVGGGNIDGPSAGLAIFLSVYSAIQEIPLWQDVAVTGEISLRGGVKAVGGIFEKIYGARQAGIRRVLIPKENEKDVPSDLTGIEVIPVETVDEALALIEAVPAIASAEQAS
- a CDS encoding DHH family phosphoesterase, whose protein sequence is MLLGMKRRFSFWLLALPAVIGAGLLVAVLAPVHRGAAGAVAALLVAVLFFVIESAYRWRQQAEEQFSRLQEQFEASGANLLAHLPLGLVYIDSNGALLWHNPEFARMLGREGYRFKGKLRSHLPELHFKKNSAFSELAASRLVIRDRQIKVTLRIGPEEGRRLLAFDDVTDYEQRAAREDGPVIGLCIIDNFDEAVAPLEDENKFALTAEIDKLLNEWALGVEAFIRKVAEDRYVLLMTGSGLRLCQAHNFDILDRIRSIRLENRIAVTLSVGLGVGEESMADLGRLARTGVDLAMERGGDQVVVKSADRVYFYGGNTEAVEKRTRVRARVVAKSLRNLILAADNVVILGHEYADLDAAGAALGLSRAVAALGKPVSVILDTRGGALDRLMPYVQANADLAKTLVSVEAAPDHVTARTLLVVVDTHKPSLLPDRTLLDRAGEIVIIDHHRRGEEFIDKNSLVYLEAYASSTCELVAEILQYLKEDLELGKIAASALLAGITVDTKHFVFMTGARTYEAASYLRRSGADPQLVQSLLRDSMETVVRRAAIIGGAEVHFGHIAIGVQEEAVPRATVISAQAADELLEVEGIQASFVLRPYPKGTAVSARSQGDINVHAILERLGGGGHLTIAGAQLAGLSLSEAKEKLLTAIGEYLEQQKEQKALAEREQKAEHPDPAGGRR